The following coding sequences are from one Apus apus isolate bApuApu2 chromosome 10, bApuApu2.pri.cur, whole genome shotgun sequence window:
- the TICRR gene encoding treslin, whose amino-acid sequence MAGSHSLVFLLDTGGPGRRARLQRGALRLLNHLGCRFGLSRLRWAFRFFDSLGGRGGAWRGGGFRTPGPGAWARFEEELAERFGARGPPAGLPGPAPRAALTHSGLKETLLGFQWDRPEIASPAKPLRRSRRTGPGAAEPPESQDPPEGFVNAVFLFSPCPHSRRELRRFVWGSDAPSSPCRPPTAQELAEKLLPRSVRELLADQKITLFWVDTAEWSQVMDSPDQVGYWTMFELLRQVGGTILPSEALVQSLSHHRAGLAPGFLGDPSSPVPQTVPWTTFLPLDATLNCLFSKPDVFQAVFPQQEGTIFLSLPGGKKQESCAVILEPLTMSQRQLDCPVNIFLRGSLTGWSSMQASQFLTESWILQSLGAGHKESLFNQLLRTLVTEELHMVAEVSLDKAWCPCTAVLSPLSESSALLAILSAENKAEVQRRNLEGTVVEDSPQDHALCIPDVVCSVLSKIDTLVEDCLANMGEETSVPEWVQRELSHTGGWHPSVLETWYPSSNHCGASSDLMESFRLLQIPCANGKDDTDQSEVELSEGLSELYRRKFSEGSAAVGPGNGKKKRGVPRTPVRQKMKTMSRSLQMLNVARLNVKAQKCQPDDVPPTANEKVPQKLSAKRLDDKVEEKEKTLKILIDFKTEEELQSHLTASYQKSVAEGAVSSVCAQHMIVAIKRFLKVKNAEEKEVACVERVRNHLLKTSKMLRQQHGSQKETKVRECRLQVFLRLELCLQCPSLQSNTDEMEQLLEEMTDLLRILSLTEDPGYLTKFLEEILELYMNSIPKTLGDIYYGLGIQIPPKLASVLPSDFFSDDSVTLDSKSPGLPLSLSSALTPSTFSLRTESDQLEELRTRSARKRRNNVLARHRSMTEAPQNLRQIEVSKTAKNPVRKENSSSYLASEKSQLMPSLQKEAVQEVTKVRRNLFNEKIASPSKRSMKKMPRSQSVSAVEGLRYKGPDEGSKDHRKLLTKRVAETPLHKQVSRRLLQKQIKGRSSDPGCDTGVVEESPEKAMNEAGLRRSPRIKQLSLKRTCSGVFYSTTQPSSQNPQQVHQGQEEESCALQDVEDIKQHSENPPVQTPKRFFFGAVTDTCSSTVKLSPGRKRTRRDALHLEELTACQTPRKTPHKFTKKAPNSASKLPRRSPRILHRTPQKLEKTPGKSPAAKQTAAKCLGKYFSDPVQGVNSPSVLTGSKRVHLLQGTSKDGSPAERLSPPCKKAGLQILEHEGFPVLDASLLPPADSNPAASPTSAIQEGCSTELQTPRRSLRYLSRLASPVGTGRQIFTKEVQVQSDLLSQVTRSSPRKPEDPGSTLRTSPLSAEIAQLTMRLEPPFSSPLCESSKNTVATCSPSHMQTRESDWELGASEPSLQKSPGIPGASLRPLLHTSKQVKCEPSSGGENLTYACATPSKSKDNLNYSGSNSSVETLQLCQLQVADNTPVPEKSKQMDVTSRKSFPREDMKNLEKHSSPKPSAEWQVHAQDVETECDQLVKEGNLSANTCESFLSGSQTVSDDLEPRTQLGEEHLGLKAPSLKRHSRFALNSLPPAPKSPPAYSLRCTADRRQREAAARMGNPQLLARFPTPKSRCKPASASPPTYEVELEMQASGLPKLRIKKIGSCSSLEVQAEASASKTKGGESPFGDLAVTWCSRHPGKLAAACVSPSCFRSFHSTPGKGGGQTYICQSYTPTSCASSATSPSPLEAGVPWTPSPKQKGKTTPDAIKDWPRRKRAAGSTANSSCGQSEKNADEQKRMSAGREGEMKVLEHCISKVTNTLGEFELEGIYRLQDQASPSDSEPRADESALGTFGLKSRKRVFTYLSPEKEEKSDPKRSCADRCNLDLTGFSADDANRSKSSMHSVPPEKPEVCALTAPEQHSCAGDDDVFLFSGSTPPVKSVLSASSLLALTQSPLLCQGQTPPSRRTRVQEEESDAFQMTANQELSPFHIMASRRRPLSRTYSRKRLLS is encoded by the exons ATGGCCGGCTCGCACAGCCTGGTGTTCCTGCTGGACacgggcgggccgggccggcgggcGCGGCTGCAGCGCGGCGCCCTGCGGCTCCTCAACCACCTGGGCTGCCGCTTCGGGCTGAGCCGCCTCCGCTGGGCCTTCAGGTTCTTCGACTCTCTcgggggccgcggcggggcctggcggggcgGCGGGTTCCGCACGCCGGGGCCCGGCGCCTGGGCCCGCTTCGAGGAGGAGCTGGCGGAGCGGTTCGGGGCGCGGGGCCCCCCCGCCGGGCTGCCCGGGCCGGCCCCCCGCGCCGCCCTCACCCACAGCGGCCTGAAGGAGACGCTCCTCGGCTTCCAGTGGGACCGCCCGGAGATCGCGTCCCCCGCCAAGCCGCTCCGCAGGAGCCGCAGGACGGGGCCGGGCGCCGCCGAGCCCCCGGAGAGCCAGGACCCTCCCGAGGGCTTTGTGAACGCCGTGTTCCTCTTCTCGCCGTGCCCCCACTCGCGGAGGGAGCTGCGGCGCTTCGTCTGGGGGAGCGACGCCCCTTCCTCCCCGTGCCGGCCGCCCACGGCCCAGGAGCTGGCGGAGAAACTGCTGCCCAGGAGCGTCCGGGAGCTGCTTGCGGACCAGAAAATCACGCTCTTCTGGGTGGACACTGCCGAGTGGTCTCAG GTGATGGACTCCCCAGACCAGGTTGGATACTGGACAATGTTTGAATTGCTCCGTCAGGTGGGGGGCACCATTTTGCCGTCTGAAGCCTTAGTGCAAAGCTTGAGTCACCACAGGGCAGGTCTTGCTCCTGGCTTTCTTGGAGACCCCAGTTCACCAGTGCCACAAACTGTGCCTTGGACCACATTTCTGCCCTTGGATGCCACCTTGAACTGCCTGTTCTCCAAGCCTGATGTGTTTCAAGCAGTGTTCCCCCAGCAAGAGGGAACCATCTTTCTCAGCCTGCCtg gaggaaagaagcaggaaagctgTGCTGTGATCCTGGAACCCCTAACCATGAGCCAAAGACAACTTGATTGTCCAGTCAATATCTTCCTGAGGGGAAGCCTGACAGGATGGAGCTCAATGCAGGCCAGTCAGTTCCTCACAGAGAGCTGGATACTGCAGAGCCTGGGGGCTGGACATAAGGAGTCACTGTTTAACCAACTGCTAAGGACTCTAGTGACTGAAGAACTTCACATG gtTGCTGAGGTCTCTTTAGATAAAGCTTGGTGCCCCTGCACTGCTGTTCTGTCACCACTTTCTGAGAGCTCTGCACTTCTGGCCATACTCAGTGCTGAGAACAAGGCTGAAGTTCAGCGACGCAACCTTGAGGGAACTGTTGTGGAGGACTCTCCCCAGGACCATGCTCTCTGCATCCCTGATGTTGTATGTAGTGTGTTGAGTAAAATTGACACGTTGGTGGAAGATTGTCTGGCCAATATGG GAGAAGAAACTTCTGTGCCAGAGTGGGTCCAAAGGGAGCTGTCCCACACAGGTGGCTGGCATCCTTCAGTACTTGAAACATGGTATCCTTCATCCAACCATTGTGGAGCAAGCTCAGATCTAATGGAGTcattcag GCTTCTGCAGATTCCTTGTGCTAATGGGAAGGATGACACAGACCAATCTGAAGTGGAACTCTCAGAAGGTCTATCTGAGCTCTATCGGAGAAAATTCAGTGAAGGATCTGCTGCAGTTGGAccaggaaatgggaaaaagaaac GTGGGGTTCCCCGAACTCCAGTCAGGCAGAAGATGAAGACCATGTCCAGATCCCTGCAGATGCTCAACGTAGCAAGACTGAATGTAAAAGCTCAAAAGTGTCAACCTGATGATGTGCCACCAACAGCGAATGAGAAGGTTCCACAGAAGCTTTCAGCAAAAAGATTGGATGACaaggtggaagaaaaggaaaaaacacttaaaatctTAATAG ACTTCAAAACTGAGGAGGAACTGCAGTCCCATTTAACTGCAAGCTACCAGAAGTCTGTTGCTGAGGGAGCTGTTTCATCTGTGTGTGCCCAGCATATGATTGTGGCCATTAAAAGGTTcttgaaagtaaaaaatgctgaagagaaAGAG GTGGCTTGTGTGGAAAGAGTCagaaaccatctcctgaaaaccagcaaaatgcTCAGACAACAGCATGGCTCACAGAAGGAGACTAAAGTCAGAGA GTGCCGACTTCAGGTATTTTTGCGCCTTGAGCTCTGTCTTCAGTGTCCTTCACTGCAAAGCAACACTGATGAAATGGAGCAGCTGTTAGAAGAG ATGACAGATCTGCTGCGCATTTTAAGTCTGACTGAAGACCCAGGGTATCTTACAAAATTTCTGGAGGAAATACTAGAATT GTATATGAATTCTATACCGAAGACCCTTGGAGATATTTACTATGGTCTTGGTATACAAATACCCCCAAAGCTGGCATCTGTTCTGCCTTCAGACTTCTTCAGTGATGACTCTGTGACTCTGGATAGCAAGTCTCCAGGTCTTCCATTGTCTTTATCATCTGCCCTAACTCCCAGCACCTTTTCCCTACGCACTGAGAGCGATCAGCTGGAGGAGCTCCGCACCCGATCTGCCAGAAAGAGAAG GAATAATGTATTAGCCAGACACAGGAGCATGACAGAAGCACCACAGAACCTGCGTCAAATTGAGGTTTCAAAGACAGCCAAGAATCCTGTCAGAAAG gAGAACTCAAGTTCTTACCTTGCCTCTGAGAAGTCCCAACTGATGCCTTCGTTGCAGAAAGAAGCAGTGCAAG AAGTTACAAAGGTAAGGAGGAACCTGTTCAATGAAAAGATAGCTTCACCATCAAAAAGGTCCATGAAGAAGATGCCCAGAAGCCAGTCAGTGTCTGCTGTGGAAGGTCTACGGTACAAAGGCCCTGATGAAGGCTCTAAAG ATCATCGCAAGTTATTGACCAAGAGAGTTGCAGAAACACCCTTACATAAGCAGGTCTCTAGGAGATTACTACAGAAACAGATCAAAGGCCG GTCTTCTGATCCAGGTTGTGACACTGGTGTTGTAGAagagtctccagagaaggccaTGAATG AAGCAGGTTTGAGAAGAAGCCCACGTATCAAACAGCTGTCTCTGAAGAGGACCTGCTCTGGTGTTTTCTATTCCACTACACAGCCCAGCTCACAAAATCCACAGCAAGTCCATCAAGGACAAGAAGAGGAGAGCTGTGCACTGCAAGATGTAGAAG ACATTAAGCAGCATTCAGAGAACCCCCCTGTCCAGACTCCCAAGAGGTTTTTCTTTGGTGCAGTCACTGACACGTGTAGCTCTACAGTGAAGCTTTCACCTGGGAGGAAGAGAACAAGGAGGGATGCCTTACACTTAGAGGAGCTGACTGCCTGTCAG actCCTAGAAAAACACCTCATAAATTTACCAAGAAGGCACCAAATTCTGCCAGTAAGCTACCAAGGAGATCACCTCGCATTCTCCACAGGACACcacagaagctggagaagacTCCTGGCAAAAGTCCAGCTGCTAAGCAGACTGCAGCCAAGTGTTTgggaaaatacttttctgatCCTGTACAAGGGGTCAACTCACCATCTGTCTTAACTGGAAGTAAGAGGGTTCACTTACTGCAAGGAACTTCTAAGGATGGTTCTCCAGCAGAAAGACTTTCCCCTCCTTGCAAAAAAGCTGGCTTACAAATACTAGAACATGAAGGGTTCCCAGTGCTTGATGCCTCATTATTACCTCCAGCAGATTCAAatccagctgcttctcccaccTCTGCCATCCAGGAAGGATGTTCTACAGAACTGCAAACTCCAAGACGTTCCTTGAGATACCTCTCAAGGTTAGCATCTCCAGTTGGTACTGGGAGGCAAATCTTCACAAAGGAAGTTCAGGTGCAGTCAGATCTGTTATCTCAAGTAACTAGAAGTAGTCCCAGGAAACCTGAAGATCCAGGTTCAACATTACGTACCAGCCCTCTGAGTGCAGAAATAGCACAGCTCACTATGAGGCTAGAGCCCCCCTTCAGTTCTCCTCTCTGTGAAAGTTCCAAGAACACTGTGGCAAcctgctccccttcccacaTGCAGACTAGGGAGTCTGACTGGGAACTTGGTGCATCTGAACCATCTCTTCAAAAATCTCCAGGTATTCCTGGCGCTTCGCTGAGGCCCCTGCTTCACACATCTAAGCAGGTCAAATGTGAACCAAGTTCTGGAGGAGAGAACCTCACATATGCATGTGCAACACCTTCTAAAAGTAAGGACAATTTAAATTATAGTGGTAGTAACTCTTCTGTAGAAACCCTCCAGCTTTGTCAGTTGCAAGTTGCTGACAATACCCCTGTACCGGAGAAAAGTAAACAGATGGATGTAACATCTCGAAAGTCTTTTCCAAGAGAGGACATGAAAAACTTGGAGAAACATTCGTCTCCAAAGCCTTCTGCTGAATGGCAGGTACATGCACAGGATGTTGAGACAGAGTGTGATCAATTGGTTAAGGAGGGGAACTTGAGTGCGAACACCTGTGAGTCCTTCCTAAGTGGTTCTCAAACAGTTAGTGATGACTTGGAACCAAGAACCCAGCTGGGAGAAGAACATCTGGGGCTGAAGGCTCCGAGTCTTAAGAGGCACTCCAGATTTGCTCTGAATTCTTTGCCTCCTGCGCCAAAGTCTCCTCCTGCCTATTCTTTACGCTGCACTGCAGACAGGAGACAGCGGGAGGCTGCAGCACGGATGGGAAATCCTCAACTCCTGGCCAGGTTCCCTACTCCTAAAAGCCGCTGCAAACCAGCCTCTGCGAGCCCGCCGACGTACGAAGTGGAACTTGAAATGCAGGCTTCGGGCCTGCCCAAACTTCGTATTAAGAAAATTggctcctgctcttccctggaAGTGCAAGCTGAAGCAAGTGCCAGCAAAACCAAGGGAGGAGAAAGCCCCTTTGGTGATCTTGCTGTGACCTGGTGTAGCAGGCACCCAGGAAAGCTagcagctgcctgtgtttcACCCTCCTGCTTTCGCTCTTTCCACAGTACACCTGGGAAAGGTGGAGGACAGACCTACATATGCCAGTCATACACCCCAACAAGCTGTGCCTCTAGTGCCACCTCCCCATCCCCGTTAGAAGCAGGAGTTCCCTGGACACCTTCTCCAAAGCAGAAGGGGAAGACTACTCCTGATGCCATCAAAGACTGGCCTCGGAGAAAGAGAGcggcaggcagcactgccaaCTCTAGCTGTGGGCAAAGTGAGAAGAATGCTGATGAACAGAAAAGGATGTcagcaggcagagaaggagagaTGAAAGTCTTGGAACACTGCATCAGCAAAGTAACAAATACTCTTGGGGAATTTGAACTAGAAGGGATTTACAGGCTCCAGGATCAGGCATCTCCTAGTGACTCTGAGCCTAGGGCTGACGAGTCTGCCCTGGGAACTTTTGGCTTGAAATCTCGGAAGCGGGTCTTTACGTATCTATCgccagaaaaggaggagaaatctGATCCCAAGAGATCTTGCGCTGATAGATGCAACTTGGATCTCACTGGATTTTCTGCAGATGACGCCAACAGGAGCAAATCAAGCATGCACTCTGTACCTCCTGAGAAACCAGAAGTATGTGCACTCACAGCTCCTGAGCAGCACAGTTGTGCTGGGGATGATGatgtcttccttttctcag GCTCAACTCCACCAGTGAAGAGTGTGCTCTCTGCTAGCAGCCTTCTAGCACTGACCCAGTCCCCACTGCTGTGCCAGGGACAGACCCCACCATCTCGGAGAACACGTGTCCAAG AAGAGGAATCTGATGCCTTCCAGATGACTGCCAATCAGGAGCTGTCTCCATTCCACATCATGGCTTCCAGGAGGCGCCCTCTTAGCAGGACTTACTCACGGAAAAGGCTGCTCAGCTGA